TCATGGCGGTAGCCGGCAAGCTGTTCCCGGCCATCAACGAGGTACCAAAAGAGTTCTCCGCCTCGTTGCTGTGGAATTTCCGTATCGCCTCGCTCGGCATCCACGTGGTGCTGTGGGCAGTCCTGGGTCTCGTGTTCGGTTGGCTCGCCCAAGGGCCTGTCCTGGCGCCTCGCAACCGACATAACGCCAGATTGCAGTCCTGATGGGTAGCTCCTTGGGATAAACGAAAGACGCCTGGCGTAACCACCAGGCGTCTTTTTTATTCAGGGTCCAAACTCAAACCAAGCTATGTTCAGCAAGGTTGCAATATTGCCCTTTGAAGTACAGCAATGGCTGCGTTGCAGCAGCTTCTTGCAGGTTTAACGCCTTTACTTCGCCGATCACAATCAGGTGATCGCCCGCGACATGCTCAGCATGAATTTCGCAGTCAAACCAGTGCAGGCTCCCGGCGATGATCGGATTGCCCAGTGGCGACTCCTGCCATTCGACACCGTGCCACTTGTCCGTACCTCGCCGAGCGAACTGATTGGAAATCCCGACCTGCTCACCTGACAAGATGTTGACCGCGAACCGACCGGCCTGGCGTATCTTAGGATAGCTGGCCGAACTGGCCATTACGCTGAACGACACCAGCGGCGGGCTCATCGACACGCTGTAGAACGACTGGCAGGTAAAGCCAATCGGCTCGTCATCCGTGTGCGATGTGATCACCGTGATACCGGAGGCGTAGTGCCCGAGCGCTTGGCGAAAGCGCGACGGCTCGATAGCTGTACTGGGAACTGACATGGTAGGTCCTGAGTATTGGATGCCGGTCGGAAGTGTTGAGGAAGACCTGCGGTAACCATCCTGGCAAACCACTTCCGATTTCGGCTCAGTACTAGTTCGAGAGCTCTTTTCGTACGATTTCAGCACCGGCGCTCAGCGCCTGAAGCTTGCCCCGCGCCACTCGACGAGGCAAAGGCGCCATGCCGCAGTTGGTGCAAGGCAAAAGCTTGTCGGCGTCGACGAACTGAAGGGCCTTACGCAGGGTGTTGGCCACTTCTTCGGGCGTTTCAATGGCATGGTTGGCCACATCGATAGCACCCAC
The Pseudomonas sp. KU43P genome window above contains:
- a CDS encoding flavin reductase family protein codes for the protein MSVPSTAIEPSRFRQALGHYASGITVITSHTDDEPIGFTCQSFYSVSMSPPLVSFSVMASSASYPKIRQAGRFAVNILSGEQVGISNQFARRGTDKWHGVEWQESPLGNPIIAGSLHWFDCEIHAEHVAGDHLIVIGEVKALNLQEAAATQPLLYFKGQYCNLAEHSLV